In Bacteroides coprosuis DSM 18011, the following are encoded in one genomic region:
- a CDS encoding hypothetical protein (KEGG: axy:AXYL_04677 cobalt-zinc-cadmium resistance protein CzcB~SPTR: Polar flagellar assembly protein FliH;~IMG reference gene:2504107492) yields the protein MLLVCTPMLFAGNINDLFEKWKKDYQKSELVKWEEKIATEKDNAEIREESGIADLSVKKGEGFESSSAEVAKVLRADMANLKIDQPFVPIFNQKLPDNTLITILGHKGSKNWDKAYIVVVDKNNKSTVFRVEGSLSDASYKEHIESTVAMINQMAAMMSMMK from the coding sequence ATGTTGCTAGTTTGCACACCCATGCTCTTTGCTGGTAATATCAATGATCTGTTTGAGAAGTGGAAAAAAGATTACCAAAAGTCGGAATTGGTAAAGTGGGAAGAAAAAATAGCAACCGAAAAAGATAATGCTGAAATTAGAGAAGAATCGGGCATAGCCGACTTATCTGTCAAAAAAGGAGAGGGTTTTGAATCTTCATCAGCAGAAGTAGCTAAGGTTCTACGTGCAGATATGGCCAATCTTAAAATAGATCAGCCCTTTGTACCTATTTTTAATCAAAAATTACCCGATAATACGCTTATTACCATTTTAGGACATAAAGGCAGTAAAAATTGGGATAAAGCTTATATCGTAGTAGTAGATAAAAACAACAAATCGACTGTATTCCGTGTAGAAGGTAGTTTATCTGATGCTTCTTATAAAGAGCACATAGAATCTACTGTGGCTATGATCAACCAGATGGCTGCCATGATGAGCATGATGAAGTGA
- a CDS encoding hypothetical protein (KEGG: bvu:BVU_0774 hypothetical protein~SPTR: Putative uncharacterized protein;~IMG reference gene:2504107493), giving the protein MKKIGRYMVLLLLFITLPLKAQNDKFFQDLSNIKGVTSVIISETMLSLIGGNSDMIDIDNFDVKGILSKLKSIQILNSETAQSTKEMRQKIQTYLDKVSVMPIMSVKEDDEKTLIYFIEPKGKKDYAQLILFVDETDEISFISMSGTFKIEDLKGMMEQVK; this is encoded by the coding sequence ATGAAGAAAATAGGAAGATATATGGTTTTGTTATTACTCTTTATAACACTACCATTAAAAGCACAGAATGATAAGTTCTTTCAAGATCTATCGAATATAAAAGGAGTAACTTCAGTTATCATATCCGAAACAATGCTTAGCTTGATAGGTGGAAACAGTGATATGATTGATATAGACAACTTTGATGTGAAGGGCATCTTGTCCAAACTAAAATCAATTCAAATATTAAACTCCGAGACAGCACAATCTACCAAAGAGATGCGTCAAAAAATACAAACCTATCTCGATAAAGTGAGTGTAATGCCCATTATGAGTGTGAAAGAAGATGATGAAAAAACGCTCATCTACTTTATCGAACCTAAAGGAAAGAAAGACTATGCTCAATTAATTCTGTTTGTAGATGAGACCGATGAAATCAGCTTCATTTCTATGAGTGGAACCTTTAAGATAGAAGACCTGAAAGGGATGATGGAGCAGGTAAAATAG
- a CDS encoding hypothetical protein (KEGG: bfr:BF1210 hypothetical protein~SPTR: Putative uncharacterized protein;~IMG reference gene:2504107494) encodes MNKERLDQLLAAFYAGETSLDEEQELMLFFAEHSELADSYPEEVQLFQSLSWLEADVEIPAHFNAKLDTWLDEEIEKSSSTPKGNKLASWYRFALATAASLALLIGLNITLDGVQPQETPSLAHVQLTPEDTAELTKEVLLAFSDTFHKGIRGVQKADNQIQEVNRVLNKVIKQK; translated from the coding sequence ATGAATAAAGAAAGATTAGATCAATTGTTAGCTGCCTTTTATGCAGGAGAAACTTCTCTCGACGAGGAGCAAGAGTTGATGCTGTTTTTTGCGGAACACTCTGAATTGGCAGATTCTTATCCCGAAGAAGTCCAACTCTTTCAATCCCTGTCTTGGCTCGAAGCAGATGTAGAAATACCTGCCCATTTCAATGCGAAGTTGGACACTTGGCTCGATGAAGAAATAGAGAAGTCATCATCTACCCCCAAAGGTAACAAACTGGCTAGCTGGTATCGGTTTGCCCTAGCAACAGCCGCCTCTTTGGCATTGCTTATCGGGTTGAATATCACTCTAGATGGAGTGCAACCCCAAGAAACACCTTCACTGGCTCACGTTCAATTAACCCCCGAGGATACAGCAGAACTAACCAAAGAGGTACTATTAGCTTTTTCGGATACTTTTCATAAAGGAATACGAGGAGTACAAAAAGCAGATAATCAGATTCAAGAGGTCAATCGAGTTTTAAACAAAGTAATAAAGCAAAAATGA
- a CDS encoding RNA polymerase, sigma-24 subunit, ECF subfamily (COGs: COG1595 DNA-directed RNA polymerase specialized sigma subunit sigma24 homolog~InterPro IPR014284:IPR007627:IPR013249~KEGG: bvu:BVU_0772 putative RNA polymerase ECF-type sigma factor~PFAM: RNA polymerase sigma factor 70, region 4 type 2; RNA polymerase sigma-70 region 2~SPTR: Putative uncharacterized protein;~TIGRFAM: RNA polymerase sigma-70~IMG reference gene:2504107495~PFAM: Sigma-70, region 4; Sigma-70 region 2~TIGRFAM: RNA polymerase sigma factor, sigma-70 family): MTANEFKAEYLPHKLKLYRVAFCLLKHSEDAEDAVQETYVKLWGIKDSLDAIRNSEAYCTTLVKNISLDMLRTRQRKGYSISIDEAVIPSKDSPAEQQMQAKYQLKVMMRWLETLPSVQRNVFVCRHQQGLSIKEIAQQLSLTEVNVKVILSRLRKELKEELNRYE, translated from the coding sequence ATGACAGCCAACGAGTTTAAAGCAGAATACTTACCCCATAAGTTAAAACTGTACCGTGTTGCCTTTTGCCTACTCAAACACAGTGAAGATGCAGAAGATGCCGTGCAAGAAACTTATGTGAAGTTGTGGGGAATCAAAGATAGCCTAGATGCCATACGCAATAGTGAGGCATACTGCACTACTTTGGTTAAAAACATATCCCTCGATATGCTTCGAACTCGTCAGAGAAAAGGGTATAGCATCTCTATTGATGAGGCTGTTATTCCCAGCAAGGATTCGCCTGCTGAGCAACAAATGCAAGCCAAGTATCAGTTGAAAGTGATGATGCGATGGCTTGAAACCTTACCCTCGGTCCAACGAAATGTTTTTGTGTGTCGGCATCAACAAGGATTGAGTATAAAAGAAATTGCTCAGCAGCTGAGTCTCACAGAGGTGAATGTAAAAGTGATATTATCAAGGTTAAGAAAAGAACTAAAGGAGGAGTTGAACCGCTATGAATAA
- a CDS encoding hypothetical protein (KEGG: pdi:BDI_2993 hypothetical protein~SPTR: Putative lipoprotein;~IMG reference gene:2504107496), translated as MKKLYILLLFVLCTPLLKAQNFTKLIDKYKGKPDVTVLNLDKKMLSSMGKDVQQYGIEEIQILSLDECDKSLIQAFNKDIEAIKPDGEYETLVKSVEEDEFAHILIKAKDHVISEMVILSGEEDEGALVWLKGSLDSNNLGFVNYYLNK; from the coding sequence ATGAAAAAGTTATATATCCTCTTGTTGTTCGTGCTTTGTACTCCTTTGCTCAAAGCACAAAACTTTACCAAATTGATTGATAAATACAAAGGTAAACCCGATGTAACCGTGCTTAATCTAGATAAGAAGATGCTTTCTTCTATGGGCAAAGATGTTCAGCAATATGGAATTGAAGAAATTCAGATACTTAGTTTAGATGAGTGTGATAAAAGTTTAATCCAAGCTTTTAATAAAGATATTGAAGCCATAAAACCCGATGGAGAGTATGAAACCTTAGTGAAGAGTGTAGAGGAGGATGAGTTCGCTCATATCTTGATCAAAGCCAAAGACCATGTCATCAGTGAGATGGTAATCTTGAGTGGTGAAGAAGATGAGGGTGCGCTGGTATGGCTAAAAGGAAGTCTAGATTCAAACAACCTAGGCTTTGTAAACTATTATTTGAATAAATGA
- a CDS encoding hypothetical protein (KEGG: coc:Coch_1398 hypothetical protein~SPTR: Putative uncharacterized protein;~IMG reference gene:2504107497~PFAM: Protein of unknown function (DUF2752)) yields the protein MNCFYKMLVNPTDLKFRKRYIIALVLLGCGYLFFFLFPEVASRLTYCPFKTIYHIPCPACGTTRATLLMLQGHWSEALWTNPLALLTHLLILCSALWMLRDVIQGRETFLPAMKKQWKPIYLILLFLLLALNMSWNYYKGL from the coding sequence ATGAACTGTTTTTACAAAATGCTCGTTAATCCCACAGATTTAAAATTTAGAAAAAGGTATATCATAGCCCTTGTATTACTAGGCTGTGGATACCTTTTTTTCTTTCTATTTCCCGAAGTCGCTTCTCGCCTGACGTATTGCCCCTTTAAAACCATTTATCATATACCGTGCCCTGCATGTGGCACAACACGGGCTACCCTCTTGATGCTGCAAGGGCATTGGAGCGAAGCCCTCTGGACAAACCCTTTGGCACTCCTTACTCATCTTCTTATCTTATGCAGTGCCTTGTGGATGCTGCGAGATGTCATCCAAGGACGTGAAACCTTTCTCCCAGCAATGAAAAAACAGTGGAAACCCATCTATCTCATCCTTCTATTTCTCCTTTTGGCTTTGAATATGAGTTGGAATTATTACAAAGGGTTGTGA
- a CDS encoding TM2 domain containing protein (InterPro IPR007829~KEGG: coc:Coch_1399 TM2 domain containing protein~SPTR: Putative uncharacterized protein;~IMG reference gene:2504107498~PFAM: TM2 domain), protein MDQTRIDLFISTMNDKFTSQHLFVMRDQLAHVDDDKFRLLQILPYKNPIVMLIISIFVGSLGIDRFMLGDIGLGILKLITCGGLGVWTIIDWFLIMDKTKEKNYELFLQNAR, encoded by the coding sequence ATGGATCAAACTAGAATTGACCTTTTTATCTCAACGATGAATGATAAATTTACGTCTCAACACCTATTTGTTATGCGAGATCAGCTAGCTCATGTGGATGATGATAAATTTAGATTATTGCAAATACTTCCGTATAAGAACCCTATCGTGATGTTGATCATCTCCATCTTTGTTGGTTCTTTGGGAATAGACCGATTTATGTTGGGAGATATAGGACTTGGCATCTTAAAACTAATAACTTGTGGTGGTTTGGGTGTTTGGACTATTATCGATTGGTTTTTGATTATGGATAAAACCAAAGAGAAAAACTATGAACTGTTTTTACAAAATGCTCGTTAA
- a CDS encoding transcriptional regulator, Crp/Fnr family (COGs: COG0664 cAMP-binding protein - catabolite gene activator and regulatory subunit of cAMP-dependent protein kinase~InterPro IPR000595:IPR001808~KEGG: pgn:PGN_1300 probable transcriptional regulator~PFAM: Cyclic nucleotide-binding domain; HTH transcriptional regulator, Crp~SMART: HTH transcriptional regulator, Crp~SPTR: Putative uncharacterized protein;~IMG reference gene:2504107499~PFAM: Bacterial regulatory proteins, gntR family; Cyclic nucleotide-binding domain), with protein sequence MDEQKIREVLSRSSLFEGMFQGGIENFLTLYNYKIEEYTKHDVIALMGDSCTHLLVVLKGNVIARMVSDSGKFIQIEKMGEGRILAPAMLFATENVFPVNVIPDDDVVLLKMNKQEFLRAIQGNDRLLFNFIRIVSDVNRFLSDKIHFLSLRSLRGKLAQFFLTLSEAHGDSDQIELKLTRQELADKFGVSRQSLIRSLTELEDLGLISVQNRCITLLDRMRLSDEE encoded by the coding sequence ATGGATGAGCAAAAAATAAGAGAGGTTCTCTCTCGGTCTTCTTTATTCGAGGGCATGTTTCAAGGAGGAATTGAAAACTTCTTGACACTCTATAATTACAAAATCGAAGAATATACCAAACACGATGTTATTGCTTTGATGGGAGATTCGTGTACGCATTTGCTCGTGGTATTGAAGGGGAATGTAATAGCCCGAATGGTATCCGACTCGGGTAAGTTTATTCAGATTGAGAAGATGGGAGAAGGACGAATTCTTGCTCCTGCTATGCTCTTTGCAACAGAAAACGTGTTTCCTGTCAATGTGATTCCCGATGATGATGTTGTCTTGCTCAAGATGAACAAACAAGAGTTTCTGCGTGCTATTCAGGGAAATGATCGGTTGCTGTTCAACTTTATTCGTATTGTATCCGATGTGAATCGCTTTTTGAGTGATAAGATTCACTTCCTTTCTCTGAGGAGCTTGAGGGGAAAGTTGGCACAATTCTTCCTAACCTTATCTGAAGCCCATGGAGATAGTGATCAAATAGAGTTGAAACTCACTAGGCAGGAGTTGGCCGATAAATTTGGAGTGAGTAGGCAGTCGTTGATCCGTTCACTAACCGAGCTAGAAGACCTCGGTTTGATATCCGTTCAGAATAGATGCATTACCCTGCTCGATAGAATGCGCCTCTCCGATGAAGAATGA
- a CDS encoding Hydroxylamine reductase (COGs: COG1151 6Fe-6S prismane cluster-containing protein~HAMAP: Hybrid cluster protein~InterPro IPR010048:IPR004137~KEGG: pgi:PG0893 hydroxylamine reductase~PFAM: Prismane~SPTR: Hydroxylamine reductase;~TIGRFAM: Hybrid cluster protein~IMG reference gene:2504107500~PFAM: Prismane/CO dehydrogenase family~TIGRFAM: hydroxylamine reductase), whose product MENMFCFQCQETAKNQGCTIKGVCGKDYITANAMDLLIFTLQGISVITTELRAKSVSFAEKSVNAFVRDALFCTITNANFDENSIKERITAALKLRDELKAIASEKGINLPSLDALNWHTTVDKYDVTAKVVGVLKEKDEDIRSLSELTIYGLKGMAAYAEHAARLGYEDAEIDAFMQKALNDIILKNRSVEELIGLVLETGSFGVKTMALLDKANTESYGNPEITTVNIGVSNKPGILISGHDLKDMEELLKQTEGTGVDVYTHSEMLPANYYPKFKKYKHFVGNYGNAWWKQREEFESFNGPILFTTNCIVPPSKNAGYADKVFTTNSTGFPGFTYIKEDENGKKDFSQIIELAKTCKAPEGIEEGTIVGGFAHNQVIQLADKVVEAVKGGDIRKFVVMAGCDGRMKARGYYTDFADALPKDTVILTAGCAKYRYNKLPLGDINGIPRVLDAGQCNDSYSLAVIAMKLQEAFGLEDINDLPIVYNIAWYEQKAVIVLLALLSLGVKNIHLGPTLPAFLSPNVVNVLVENFGISGISEVEDDMEAWIA is encoded by the coding sequence ATGGAAAATATGTTTTGTTTTCAATGTCAAGAAACAGCAAAGAATCAGGGTTGTACAATAAAAGGTGTGTGTGGAAAAGATTACATTACTGCCAACGCCATGGACTTGCTTATTTTTACGCTACAGGGTATCTCAGTAATTACTACCGAACTTAGAGCAAAGAGTGTAAGCTTTGCCGAAAAGAGTGTTAATGCTTTTGTGAGAGATGCTTTATTCTGCACCATCACCAATGCAAACTTTGATGAAAACAGTATCAAAGAGCGTATTACTGCAGCTCTAAAATTAAGAGATGAGTTGAAAGCGATTGCGAGTGAAAAGGGAATCAACCTTCCTTCTTTGGATGCTTTAAATTGGCATACTACAGTAGATAAGTATGATGTTACTGCAAAAGTTGTAGGCGTGCTCAAAGAAAAAGATGAAGATATTCGCTCTCTTTCCGAGCTTACTATTTACGGACTAAAGGGTATGGCTGCTTATGCCGAACATGCTGCTCGCCTAGGTTATGAAGATGCAGAGATTGATGCTTTTATGCAGAAAGCTCTCAACGATATCATTTTGAAAAATCGTTCAGTGGAAGAGCTTATCGGATTAGTATTGGAAACTGGTAGCTTTGGGGTTAAAACGATGGCTCTACTAGACAAAGCTAATACAGAAAGCTATGGTAACCCAGAAATCACAACAGTCAATATCGGGGTAAGCAACAAACCTGGTATCTTGATTAGTGGTCACGACCTTAAAGATATGGAAGAGCTACTCAAACAGACAGAAGGTACAGGTGTAGATGTTTATACGCACAGTGAAATGCTTCCAGCCAACTATTACCCCAAGTTCAAGAAGTACAAACACTTCGTGGGCAACTACGGTAATGCATGGTGGAAACAACGTGAAGAGTTTGAATCATTCAATGGTCCTATCCTATTCACAACCAACTGTATCGTACCTCCTTCAAAGAATGCAGGTTATGCCGATAAAGTATTTACAACCAACTCTACAGGCTTCCCTGGATTTACATACATCAAGGAAGATGAAAATGGAAAGAAAGACTTCTCACAAATCATTGAATTAGCAAAAACTTGTAAGGCTCCTGAAGGTATAGAAGAAGGAACTATAGTGGGTGGTTTTGCTCACAACCAAGTCATTCAGCTAGCTGATAAAGTGGTTGAGGCTGTCAAAGGAGGAGATATTCGTAAGTTTGTAGTTATGGCTGGTTGCGACGGACGTATGAAAGCTCGTGGTTACTACACAGACTTTGCTGATGCTCTACCCAAAGATACAGTTATCCTTACAGCAGGTTGTGCGAAGTACCGTTACAACAAATTGCCTCTAGGTGATATCAATGGTATTCCAAGAGTATTAGATGCTGGTCAATGTAATGATAGCTATTCGTTAGCCGTTATTGCTATGAAGCTTCAAGAAGCATTCGGACTAGAAGATATCAACGATCTTCCTATCGTGTACAACATTGCTTGGTACGAACAAAAAGCAGTTATTGTACTTCTAGCTCTACTTAGTTTAGGTGTTAAAAACATCCACTTAGGACCCACACTTCCTGCTTTCCTTTCTCCAAACGTGGTAAACGTATTAGTTGAAAACTTTGGAATTAGTGGCATCTCAGAAGTAGAAGATGACATGGAAGCATGGATTGCATAA
- a CDS encoding hypothetical protein (KEGG: zpr:ZPR_4670 hypothetical protein~SPTR: Putative uncharacterized protein;~IMG reference gene:2504107501): MKKFILTTLTLVLLITSTSLFSSTDSTQKDEYEITAFYKKERVPDNIIILNNWDDVIDAKNYLVQSSDNDIKSGEYQVTRIADNLYKVEDFLHPFYFKTKWCSEWGTRKKAQIVVDGYWEKKGKIIFKR, translated from the coding sequence ATGAAAAAGTTCATACTAACAACCTTGACTTTAGTGCTATTAATCACTTCTACCTCACTCTTCTCTTCTACCGATAGCACGCAAAAAGATGAATATGAAATTACAGCCTTCTACAAAAAAGAAAGAGTCCCCGATAACATCATCATTCTAAACAACTGGGATGATGTGATTGATGCCAAAAACTACCTCGTACAATCCTCAGACAACGATATAAAATCAGGGGAATATCAGGTTACCCGAATAGCCGACAACCTCTACAAAGTAGAAGACTTCCTGCACCCTTTCTACTTCAAAACAAAATGGTGTAGCGAATGGGGCACCCGCAAAAAAGCTCAAATCGTAGTGGACGGATATTGGGAGAAGAAAGGGAAAATAATATTTAAGAGATAA